A genomic stretch from Chitinophaga lutea includes:
- a CDS encoding DUF4197 domain-containing protein yields MLKRTIVLLAGALVLHTASQAQILKKAAGILNGGSSTTGSVTENEAGLGIKEALEKGVSAGISLLNKQNGFFGNELYKVLLPPDALKAERALRSIGLGGEVDKAILQINRAAEQAVGFAKPIFVNAIKQMTITDALNLLRGGQRSATDYFQNKTTESLKTAFSPVIDSALNKTSATKYYGSLVTKYNSLPTTFNKINPDLKGYVTEKAVQALFDQIAKEELAIRQNPAARTSELLKKVFGSKS; encoded by the coding sequence ATGCTAAAGAGAACAATCGTATTACTGGCAGGCGCACTCGTCCTGCACACTGCATCCCAGGCGCAGATCCTGAAAAAGGCCGCGGGCATTTTAAACGGCGGCAGCTCCACCACCGGATCGGTGACCGAAAACGAAGCGGGGCTGGGGATTAAGGAGGCGCTGGAAAAAGGCGTAAGCGCAGGTATTTCGCTGCTCAATAAACAGAACGGGTTTTTCGGGAACGAACTGTATAAAGTACTGCTGCCACCCGATGCGTTAAAAGCCGAGCGGGCATTGCGCAGCATCGGCCTGGGCGGCGAAGTGGACAAAGCCATCCTGCAGATCAACCGCGCGGCGGAGCAGGCCGTGGGTTTCGCCAAACCCATATTCGTGAACGCCATCAAACAGATGACCATCACCGACGCGCTGAACCTGCTGCGGGGCGGCCAGCGTTCCGCTACGGATTATTTCCAGAACAAAACCACCGAGTCGCTGAAAACCGCCTTCTCGCCGGTGATCGACAGCGCGCTGAACAAAACCAGCGCCACGAAATACTACGGCAGCCTCGTGACCAAATACAACAGCCTGCCCACCACGTTTAATAAAATCAATCCGGACCTGAAAGGGTATGTAACGGAAAAGGCCGTGCAGGCGCTGTTCGACCAGATCGCGAAAGAAGAACTGGCCATCCGCCAGAACCCTGCGGCGCGTACCAGCGAATTGCTGAAGAAAGTGTTCGGCAGCAAAAGCTGA